From Flavobacterium sp. 102, a single genomic window includes:
- the preA gene encoding NAD-dependent dihydropyrimidine dehydrogenase subunit PreA encodes MADISTDFLGIKSPNPFWLASAPPTDKLINVVRAFEAGWGGVVWKTLGSQVKNVSSRYSSVEYGRKRIMGFNNIELISDRPLEINLKEITQVVKMFPDRAMIVSLMADNDRKSWHDLIMKCEDAGAMGFELNFGCPHGMTERGMGAAVGQDPEIAKMVVEWVMEKATIPVITKLTPNVHSVVPTGRAAVEGGTSALSLINTIQSVTGIDLDTLVPNPYVAGKSVFGGYCGPAVKPIALKMLTTVAQDEVTNKVPISGIGGVSTWKDAVEFMLLGATSVQVCTAAMTHGFRIVEDMCEGLNNWMDEKGYQKTTDFIGKSVEKITHWEDLDINYHHIAKIDQDKCIHCGLCYIACEDTSHQSINIERGIPYNNYTIKEEECVGCNLCKLVCPVDECITMEVHRVAPEYVNWKDWQERGLPLNDH; translated from the coding sequence ATGGCAGATATATCAACCGATTTTTTAGGCATAAAATCTCCAAATCCGTTTTGGTTAGCCAGTGCGCCACCAACCGATAAATTAATCAATGTTGTCCGTGCTTTTGAAGCAGGTTGGGGCGGCGTGGTTTGGAAAACTTTAGGTTCCCAAGTCAAAAATGTGTCTTCGCGTTACTCTTCTGTGGAATATGGAAGAAAACGCATCATGGGTTTCAATAATATAGAATTGATCAGCGACCGACCTTTAGAAATCAACCTCAAAGAAATCACCCAAGTCGTAAAAATGTTCCCCGACCGAGCGATGATTGTTTCGCTGATGGCAGATAACGACCGAAAATCATGGCACGATTTAATCATGAAGTGTGAAGATGCCGGAGCGATGGGCTTTGAATTAAATTTTGGTTGTCCTCATGGTATGACCGAAAGAGGCATGGGCGCCGCCGTTGGCCAAGACCCGGAAATTGCCAAAATGGTAGTCGAATGGGTAATGGAAAAAGCCACGATTCCTGTAATTACTAAGCTTACGCCCAATGTGCATTCCGTTGTTCCAACCGGAAGAGCAGCGGTTGAAGGCGGAACCAGCGCACTGAGTTTAATCAATACCATACAAAGTGTCACCGGAATTGACTTGGATACTTTAGTGCCCAATCCCTACGTAGCCGGAAAAAGTGTTTTTGGTGGTTATTGCGGTCCGGCGGTGAAGCCGATTGCTTTAAAAATGCTTACGACTGTTGCGCAAGATGAAGTAACCAACAAAGTGCCGATTTCCGGAATTGGTGGTGTTAGTACTTGGAAAGATGCGGTTGAATTCATGTTGTTAGGCGCGACTTCAGTACAAGTTTGTACCGCAGCCATGACGCATGGTTTCCGAATAGTAGAAGACATGTGCGAAGGTCTAAACAACTGGATGGATGAAAAAGGCTATCAGAAAACCACCGATTTCATTGGCAAATCTGTAGAAAAAATCACCCATTGGGAAGACTTGGACATCAACTACCACCACATTGCCAAAATAGACCAAGACAAATGCATTCATTGTGGTTTGTGTTACATCGCTTGCGAAGACACGTCACACCAATCCATTAACATCGAAAGAGGTATTCCATATAACAATTACACGATTAAAGAAGAGGAATGTGTAGGCTGTAATTTGTGCAAATTAGTTTGTCCGGTTGATGAATGTATCACGATGGAAGTCCACCGAGTGGCTCCCGAATATGTGAATTGGAAAGATTGGCAAGAAAGAGGTTTGCCGTTAAATGACCACTAG